In Elusimicrobiota bacterium, one DNA window encodes the following:
- the leuB gene encoding 3-isopropylmalate dehydrogenase has translation MHSSKTSTDKEHRVLVLNGDGIGPEVMAETLKVLEILKRRKALRLSLDTALIGGAAIDATGGPLPADTVAKAKAADAVLLAAVGGPKWDKIEWSLRPERGLLGIRSALGLFANLRPAVLYPQLASASSLKTELVAGLDILIVRELTGDVYFGQPRGVRTQAGEREAFNTMIYRESEIERILKVGFDLARQRGRRLCSVDKANVLEVSGLWRETAERMAKDYPDVALSHMYVDNAAMQLVRRPKQFDVIVTGNLFGDILSDEASMLTGSIGLLPSASLDAGGKGLYEPIHGSAPDIAGRGVANPLATILSAAMMLRFSLHRGDLAEIVEKAVAIVLDRGFRTGDIYSEGLVRVGTREMGDAVAAALETL, from the coding sequence ATGCATTCGTCAAAAACATCGACGGACAAGGAACACCGCGTTCTCGTTTTAAACGGCGACGGGATCGGCCCCGAGGTGATGGCCGAGACATTGAAAGTGTTGGAAATTCTGAAACGTCGCAAAGCCCTGCGGCTCTCGTTGGACACCGCGCTGATCGGCGGCGCGGCCATCGACGCCACGGGGGGGCCCCTGCCGGCGGACACCGTCGCCAAGGCGAAAGCGGCGGACGCCGTCTTGCTCGCCGCGGTCGGCGGACCGAAGTGGGACAAGATCGAGTGGTCCCTTCGTCCGGAACGCGGCCTCTTGGGCATTCGAAGCGCCTTGGGCTTGTTTGCCAACCTTCGACCCGCGGTGCTTTATCCCCAGTTGGCGTCGGCGTCGAGCCTGAAAACCGAGTTGGTGGCCGGGTTGGATATCCTGATCGTGCGCGAACTGACGGGCGATGTGTATTTCGGTCAACCCCGGGGCGTTCGCACTCAGGCGGGCGAGCGCGAGGCGTTCAACACCATGATTTACCGGGAATCCGAAATCGAGCGTATTTTGAAAGTCGGATTCGATTTGGCTCGTCAACGGGGCCGGCGGTTGTGTTCGGTCGACAAAGCCAACGTGTTGGAAGTCTCCGGCCTGTGGCGGGAGACGGCCGAACGAATGGCGAAAGACTATCCCGACGTTGCTTTGTCGCATATGTATGTCGACAACGCGGCCATGCAGTTGGTCCGCCGGCCGAAGCAATTCGACGTGATCGTGACCGGGAACCTGTTCGGCGACATTCTATCGGACGAAGCGTCCATGTTAACCGGGTCCATCGGGTTGCTGCCGTCCGCGTCTTTGGACGCGGGGGGAAAAGGGCTTTACGAGCCCATCCATGGCTCCGCCCCCGACATCGCGGGACGGGGCGTGGCCAACCCACTGGCGACCATTTTGTCGGCCGCCATGATGCTTCGCTTCAGTCTTCATCGCGGCGACTTGGCCGAGATCGTTGAAAAAGCCGTGGCGATTGTTTTAGACCGCGGGTTCCGAACCGGTGACATCTACTCCGAGGGCCTCGTCCGAGTGGGTACCCGCGAGATGGGCGATGCGGTCGCCGCGGCGCTCGAAACCCTTTAG
- a CDS encoding PilZ domain-containing protein: MDPLDESGPTHFPRAAERAATDFVIEIHNPDGKTLRGISRLLDLSVSGACVDSASDLIEGDRFVIRLLLDAKSVIALPVTVVWKRYFTKTFQYGLRFGEYAEETRKIIETFVGEYSAKLRKMGPKIIFTDTGVQEV; this comes from the coding sequence GTGGATCCCCTCGACGAATCCGGTCCGACCCATTTCCCGCGCGCCGCGGAACGGGCGGCGACGGATTTTGTCATCGAAATCCACAATCCCGACGGCAAAACACTGCGGGGCATCTCCCGGCTCTTGGATTTATCGGTCTCCGGCGCCTGCGTGGATTCCGCCAGCGATTTGATCGAAGGCGATCGGTTCGTCATCCGTCTCCTGCTGGACGCTAAAAGCGTGATCGCGCTTCCGGTGACGGTGGTCTGGAAGCGCTACTTCACCAAGACTTTTCAATACGGCCTCCGGTTCGGCGAATACGCTGAGGAAACCCGGAAAATCATTGAAACGTTTGTGGGCGAATATTCCGCCAAGTTGCGAAAAATGGGACCCAAAATCATTTTCACGGACACCGGGGTGCAGGAAGTCTGA
- a CDS encoding 3-isopropylmalate dehydratase small subunit, translated as MSLDSKIQAVRGRLVAVPGDDIDTDRIMPARYLRCVTFADIGQYTFQDERFDAAGKTKAHPFNDPRHQGASILVVNKNFGCGSSREHAPQGILRWGIKAIIGESFAEIFAGNCTAIGLPAVTAAAEVVREIAAFSADHPDRPVVLDLEQKTVLLGERRVPVEMRESARELFLEGTWDSAATLLSAAAQVRDTAARLPYMAWAPGR; from the coding sequence ATGAGCCTGGATTCCAAAATACAAGCGGTCCGGGGCCGCCTCGTGGCCGTTCCGGGCGACGACATCGATACCGACCGGATCATGCCCGCGCGTTATTTGCGCTGCGTGACGTTCGCCGACATCGGGCAATACACTTTTCAGGACGAGCGGTTTGACGCCGCGGGAAAGACCAAAGCGCACCCGTTCAACGATCCCCGTCACCAAGGGGCCTCGATTTTGGTCGTCAACAAAAATTTCGGGTGCGGGTCCTCCCGGGAGCACGCGCCCCAGGGGATCCTCCGTTGGGGAATCAAGGCCATCATCGGGGAAAGCTTTGCGGAAATCTTCGCGGGCAATTGCACCGCCATCGGGTTGCCCGCGGTGACCGCCGCCGCCGAGGTCGTGCGGGAAATCGCCGCGTTTTCCGCCGATCATCCCGACCGGCCCGTCGTCCTGGACCTGGAGCAAAAGACCGTGTTGTTGGGCGAACGCCGGGTGCCCGTGGAAATGCGGGAATCCGCCCGGGAATTGTTTTTGGAGGGGACCTGGGATTCCGCCGCCACCTTGTTGAGCGCGGCGGCGCAGGTTCGGGACACCGCGGCGCGGCTTCCTTACATGGCCTGGGCGCCCGGTCGCTAA
- the leuC gene encoding 3-isopropylmalate dehydratase large subunit, with protein MGKTLLDKVWDLHTVRELPNGQTQLFIGLHLLHEVTSPQAFQMLREKGLRVAYPQRTFATVDHIVPTDRQERPFADGLAEEMMVALERNCKEFGVRFFDFASGEQGIVHVVGPEQGLTQPGLTVACGDSHTSTHGAFGAIAFGVGTTQIRDILATQTLALARPKVRRIRVSGSLAPGVYAKDVILSIIRTLGVNGGIGYAYEFAGDTIERMSVEERLTVCNMAIEGGARVGYINPDRTTVEFLRGRPFVPAGAEFDKASAWWLSMASDADASFADEVRVNAADLEPQIAWGINPGQTVGVTERLPVPENSINGSRAGLEEAYRFTSFEPGQEVRQIPINVAFIGSCTNGRMSDLREAARVAKGRRVAKGVKAIVVPGSQKVQRQAEKEGLPEVFRAAGFEWRNAACSMCLAMNPDKLKGREICASSSNRNFIGRQGSPTGRTLLMSPAMVAAAAINGRVADVREML; from the coding sequence GCACACCGTGCGGGAACTGCCCAACGGGCAGACACAATTGTTCATCGGCCTTCACCTCCTTCACGAGGTGACCAGCCCCCAGGCGTTCCAAATGCTTCGGGAGAAAGGCCTGCGGGTGGCTTACCCCCAGCGGACCTTCGCGACGGTGGACCACATCGTGCCGACGGACCGCCAGGAACGCCCCTTCGCGGACGGCTTGGCGGAGGAAATGATGGTGGCGTTGGAGCGAAATTGCAAGGAATTCGGGGTTCGTTTTTTTGATTTCGCTTCGGGCGAACAGGGGATCGTTCACGTCGTGGGGCCGGAGCAGGGGTTGACCCAACCGGGCTTGACCGTCGCCTGCGGCGATTCGCACACCTCCACCCACGGGGCCTTCGGCGCCATTGCTTTCGGCGTTGGAACGACCCAAATTCGGGACATCCTGGCGACCCAAACGCTGGCCTTGGCCCGGCCCAAAGTCCGGCGTATACGCGTGTCCGGCTCCCTGGCGCCGGGAGTCTACGCCAAGGACGTGATTTTGTCCATCATTCGCACGCTGGGCGTCAACGGCGGCATCGGCTACGCCTACGAATTCGCCGGGGACACCATCGAACGCATGAGCGTGGAAGAGCGCCTCACCGTTTGCAACATGGCCATTGAAGGGGGCGCCCGGGTGGGATACATCAATCCCGACCGTACGACCGTCGAATTTCTCCGCGGAAGGCCCTTCGTGCCGGCCGGCGCGGAATTCGACAAGGCCTCCGCCTGGTGGCTCTCCATGGCCTCCGACGCCGACGCTTCTTTCGCGGACGAAGTTCGCGTGAACGCGGCCGACTTGGAACCGCAAATCGCCTGGGGCATCAACCCGGGTCAAACCGTCGGCGTGACGGAGCGGCTTCCGGTTCCGGAAAATTCGATCAACGGCTCTCGGGCCGGCTTGGAAGAGGCTTATCGGTTTACGTCTTTCGAGCCCGGTCAAGAAGTTCGACAAATCCCCATCAACGTCGCGTTCATCGGTTCCTGCACCAACGGCCGGATGTCGGACCTCCGGGAGGCGGCGCGGGTGGCCAAGGGACGGCGCGTGGCCAAGGGGGTCAAGGCCATCGTGGTGCCCGGTTCCCAGAAAGTTCAGCGGCAAGCGGAAAAAGAAGGCCTCCCGGAGGTCTTCCGGGCCGCGGGGTTCGAATGGCGGAACGCGGCTTGTTCCATGTGCTTGGCGATGAACCCCGACAAATTGAAGGGACGCGAAATCTGCGCGTCGAGCTCGAACCGAAACTTTATCGGCCGCCAAGGAAGTCCGACGGGGCGGACGCTGTTGATGAGCCCGGCGATGGTGGCCGCCGCCGCGATCAACGGCCGCGTGGCCGACGTGAGGGAGATGCTATGA